A window of Pseudomonas denitrificans (nom. rej.) genomic DNA:
CCTGCCGGGACTTTCCGTTCCTGCCCATTCGCGTGCTCGGCTACAGAATCCCCGCTTCGGAGTCTCCGGAGCCCTCTGCCGGGCCTATCTAGTACGTCCCCGGCGTTTTCTTCCTGGAGAAGCCCATGTCCGACAGCGGAGCCGTCGCAATTGCCGGCCTGGTCGGTATTGGTGGTGCATCTCTGTTCCCTGGTGTTGACCTGAACGCAGTGATCGGCGCCTTCGCCGGCGCGATGTTCTTCGTCGTCTATGCCAAGGACCTGTCCCACCTGGGCAGGATCGGTTACTTCATCGCCTCATGGATCATGGGGTACTACGTCGCCAGCGAAGTGGTAGGGCGCGACTGGGCCAAAACAGCAGGCCTCGTCGCATTCGTTGGCGCGCTGCTCTGCGTCGTTGTGGGCACCAGCTTGCTTGAGTGGGTGCAGGGGGGGAAGACGCCAGGTTGGCTCCGCTTCATCGCGGACCGCTTTGGAGGTCGTAATGGTTGACCCTTGGGCGTTGGGTGCTGCGTTCATCTGCAGCGCCATTTGCGTTCGCATCGCCGCCTACCGCAGAGAAGGTGCACGCTACCGGGCTGGCGTTTCGCTACTAGCCTATCTGCTTTGCGTCGGGACCGGCTGCTACTCGCTCACGGTCTACCTCGACATGCTCAGGGGCCACAGTCACGCAACCCTGTCACCCTGGCTGCTGATAATCCTGCTCGTGCTGGCTGTGCTCGTGTACCGCGCCCGCGGCAACGTCGCCCGGATCATTCAGATCGACTGGGAACGCCGGTGGAATGGCGCAGATCGTAGGAAGCCGCACTGATGACCACCATCGCCTACAAGGATGGCGTGATCGCCTACGACTCCCTTGTGACCGCCGGCGACACGGTGATGTACGACGATTTCGACAAGAAGAGCGAGCGCGATGGCGTGCTGTTCTTCGGCGCGGGCAGTACCCAAGACATCCAGCTACTGATCACGGCGTACTTCGGCGAAGTACCAGGCTTCGACCTCGATGCCAGGGCGCTGGTCCTCCGTGATGGGAGGCTCTCGGTTCTTTGTTTCAGCGAAGGCCGTGTGTATGAGAGTGATGTCCTCCTGGACCGGAACTATGCCATCGGCAGTGGGCGCGATCACGCATTCACTGCCATGGACATGGGTGCATCCGCCCTCCAGGCCGTTGAGCTTGCAGCCAAGCGTGACACCTGCACCGGCGGCCTGATTCGCACCTTCACTCTGCCCAAGGGCTGACCATGCGCCCTATGCCGCCGGCCACCATTGGCCAGTTCGCCGAAGGCGAGGACTGGGCTGACGCCTATCTCCCAGCCCAGGATGTTCTGGCATGGGCCATGGAAACCTTCGTCAGTGAAGACGGAGAGCTCCACAACGAAGACCACGCTCACCTGCAGGATGCTCCGATAGCGTTCCTGTGGGCGGCATCAGGTTTCGAGAAGCAGGGCCGCCTGGTGCTTGGCCAATGCGAAGAGGTCACCTTCCGCTGTGGTGCATGGCAGAAGGGCAGACAAGAGCAGCAGATGCTCCGCTGGTTCGGCTACGTGCCTACCTACCTTGTCACCCTGGCTGCTGATTACGCCGCAGAGTGCAGCGACGCCGAGTTCTGCGCCCTGGTCGAGCACGAGCTCTACCACATAGGCCAGGCCATGGATAAGTACGGCGAACCCAAGTTCACCGAGGAAGGCCTACCCAAGCTCAAGCTGCGCGGCCACGACGTCGAAGAGTTCGTCGGTGTGGTTCGCCGGTATGGCGCCAGTGAAGGGGTTAAGGCCCTGGTAGAGGCGGCAAACAACCCGCCCGAGGTGGCGAAGATCAACATCGCGAGGGCCTGCGGAACCTGCCTGCTGAAGTCGGCCTGATTTTCGGACAGGCATGGACGGTTGAACGCCTATGGCAGCTCTTAGCAGCGACGTGAAGGCCTTCATCGTTCAGGCCCTTGCTTGCTTCGATACACCTTCCCAGGTGGTCGAGCAGGTCAAGAACGAATTCGGGATCACGGTTTCGCGCCAGCAGTGTGAGGCGCATGACCCCACCAAGGTCTCCGGGCGGGGCCTGGCGAAGAAGTGGGCCGACCTGTTCCATGAGTGCCGCAAGCGCTTCCGGGAGGAGACGGCAGACATCGCCATCGCCAACCGGGCTTTCCGGCTCCGAGTGCTCGAGCGGATGACCATAAGGACCGAGAGCTCGAAGAACTACTCGCTGACTGCCCAGCTCCTGGAACAGGCAGCTAAAGAGGTCGGCGACGTCTACGTGAACCGGCAGGCCAAGGTCGATGCCGGACCTGACGACATTCCGCCAACCCGGGTAGAGGTCGAGATCGTCGACGCCAGGAAGCGCGATGCCGACGCTTAACGTGCCGCAGGGGCAGTTCCTGACGCTGCCGCACAAGTTTCGCGGGTTCGTGGCAGGCTTCGGCTCTGGCAAGACGTGGGTAGGCTCCGCCGGCATCTGCAAGCATGTGTGGGAGTGGCCTGGGATCAACTCCGGCTACTTCGCCCCGACCTACCCGCAGATCCGAGACATCTTCTTCCCGACCATCGAAGAAGTCGCCTTCGACTGGGGCCTGAAGGTCAAGACGAAGGAGAGCGACAAAGAGGTCGAGTTTTACTCCGGCGGCCGGTACCG
This region includes:
- a CDS encoding putative holin — protein: MSDSGAVAIAGLVGIGGASLFPGVDLNAVIGAFAGAMFFVVYAKDLSHLGRIGYFIASWIMGYYVASEVVGRDWAKTAGLVAFVGALLCVVVGTSLLEWVQGGKTPGWLRFIADRFGGRNG
- a CDS encoding phage holin family protein; amino-acid sequence: MVDPWALGAAFICSAICVRIAAYRREGARYRAGVSLLAYLLCVGTGCYSLTVYLDMLRGHSHATLSPWLLIILLVLAVLVYRARGNVARIIQIDWERRWNGADRRKPH
- a CDS encoding proteasome subunit beta is translated as MTTIAYKDGVIAYDSLVTAGDTVMYDDFDKKSERDGVLFFGAGSTQDIQLLITAYFGEVPGFDLDARALVLRDGRLSVLCFSEGRVYESDVLLDRNYAIGSGRDHAFTAMDMGASALQAVELAAKRDTCTGGLIRTFTLPKG
- a CDS encoding putative metallopeptidase, with product MRPMPPATIGQFAEGEDWADAYLPAQDVLAWAMETFVSEDGELHNEDHAHLQDAPIAFLWAASGFEKQGRLVLGQCEEVTFRCGAWQKGRQEQQMLRWFGYVPTYLVTLAADYAAECSDAEFCALVEHELYHIGQAMDKYGEPKFTEEGLPKLKLRGHDVEEFVGVVRRYGASEGVKALVEAANNPPEVAKINIARACGTCLLKSA
- a CDS encoding DUF2280 domain-containing protein, which translates into the protein MAALSSDVKAFIVQALACFDTPSQVVEQVKNEFGITVSRQQCEAHDPTKVSGRGLAKKWADLFHECRKRFREETADIAIANRAFRLRVLERMTIRTESSKNYSLTAQLLEQAAKEVGDVYVNRQAKVDAGPDDIPPTRVEVEIVDARKRDADA